A genomic region of Tenuifilum sp. 4138str contains the following coding sequences:
- a CDS encoding BamA/TamA family outer membrane protein has translation MKSIRLGMFVFMAIGLICGHSGWGSNTDTLCVDKKSNDSNYFVVVPVAFYGEETNWGGGLSGGYYFRCKDNKVSSVQGTTVYTLKNQASLWISPKIYTTDREHYYSGHIKANHFPNKFWGVGRNTPDTLEEKYVSDDYSVLIQHQRILFGVIMAGVQGQLNYYRTGDYPSDRLLATGIAGVNERLTTGLGVLLTWENRENLYYPSFGEFYKASLMVYSKIFGSELNFTKLTIDLRNYYNIYDDHVFALQFLADMAWGKVPFQLMPMIGGADVMRGYYQGRYRDNSMACLQGEYRFPIYKWLKGTIFGGIGDVAPYFDKLDISKSKLAYGAGIRVRVNPIKVNLRFDAAYSDRKEMAFYFTVTEAF, from the coding sequence ATGAAATCAATTCGCCTGGGCATGTTTGTATTTATGGCTATTGGCCTTATTTGCGGACATTCTGGTTGGGGTAGCAACACGGATACGCTATGCGTAGACAAGAAAAGTAACGATAGTAATTACTTTGTAGTAGTACCCGTTGCATTTTATGGAGAAGAGACAAACTGGGGCGGAGGGCTATCGGGTGGATACTACTTTAGATGTAAGGATAATAAGGTATCGAGCGTTCAGGGGACAACTGTTTATACCCTTAAGAATCAGGCAAGTTTATGGATATCGCCTAAAATATATACCACTGATAGAGAACACTACTATTCGGGACATATAAAGGCAAACCATTTCCCAAACAAATTTTGGGGAGTTGGAAGGAACACACCCGACACCCTGGAAGAAAAGTATGTTTCCGATGATTACTCGGTTCTTATCCAACATCAAAGAATACTTTTTGGTGTAATAATGGCTGGTGTTCAAGGTCAACTTAATTACTACAGGACCGGAGACTACCCCAGCGACCGCTTGCTGGCAACCGGCATAGCTGGAGTAAACGAAAGGTTAACAACGGGTTTGGGTGTCCTTTTGACCTGGGAAAACAGGGAGAATCTTTACTACCCATCGTTTGGTGAGTTCTATAAAGCTTCGCTAATGGTTTACAGTAAGATATTTGGCAGCGAGTTGAACTTTACAAAGCTAACCATCGATTTAAGAAATTACTACAATATTTACGACGACCATGTATTTGCCCTTCAATTCCTAGCCGATATGGCCTGGGGGAAAGTTCCTTTTCAGCTAATGCCAATGATTGGGGGGGCTGATGTAATGCGAGGTTACTACCAGGGCCGATACCGCGACAACTCAATGGCTTGCCTACAGGGTGAATACAGATTTCCGATATATAAATGGCTTAAAGGGACTATTTTTGGTGGCATAGGCGATGTTGCGCCTTACTTTGACAAGTTAGATATAAGCAAAAGCAAGTTAGCTTACGGAGCTGGAATAAGAGTTAGGGTAAACCCTATTAAGGTAAACCTCAGGTTTGATGCAGCCTATAGCGATAGGAAAGAAATGGCCTTCTACTTTACGGTAACTGAGGCATTTTAG
- a CDS encoding aminopeptidase P family protein, whose amino-acid sequence MFEKQVYVERRLKLRKKIKSGLVIILGNTESPMNYKSNTYRFRQDSNFLYFFGLDIPGLVGVIDIEDGKDCLYGNDFDIDDIIWMGPQPTLKELGEKVGILSTHPFKELYSTLSRAIKHGRRIHFLPPYRADNVLLLEQLLGINQSVIKNYSSVELIKAIVSLRSVKEDVEIAEIEKACEVGYQMHVTAMRMAKPGISEQAITGAIEGVAIGQGYMPSFPIILSQNGETLHNHDHSQMLTSGRLLLIDSGAEISSHYASDFTRTIPVDGKFTEKQKEIYNIVLGANNKAIEISKPGIPYMDVHKAAARVIAEGLTRLGLMKGNPDDAVANGAHALFFPHGLGHMMGLDVHDMEDLGENFVGYDDEITRADQFGIAYLRLGRRLQKGFVLTVEPGIYFIPALIQKWKSEKINESFINYAKVEEYIGFGGIRIEDDILITDSGSRILGKRIPVTVEEIEALMKH is encoded by the coding sequence ATGTTTGAAAAGCAAGTTTACGTAGAACGCAGATTAAAGCTACGGAAAAAGATTAAATCGGGTCTGGTGATTATTCTTGGGAACACCGAAAGCCCAATGAATTATAAGTCAAACACCTACCGTTTCCGTCAGGATAGTAATTTTCTCTATTTCTTTGGCCTCGACATTCCGGGTTTAGTGGGTGTTATTGATATTGAAGACGGAAAAGATTGTTTATACGGCAACGATTTTGACATCGATGATATTATTTGGATGGGCCCCCAGCCAACCCTGAAGGAGCTGGGTGAAAAGGTTGGTATCCTTTCAACTCACCCTTTCAAGGAGCTTTACTCTACTTTAAGCCGCGCCATTAAACACGGACGCCGAATCCATTTCCTTCCCCCTTACCGCGCCGATAATGTTTTACTGCTTGAACAGTTGCTAGGAATCAACCAATCGGTAATTAAAAACTATTCATCCGTTGAACTGATTAAAGCCATTGTAAGCCTTCGTTCAGTTAAGGAAGATGTTGAAATTGCCGAGATTGAAAAAGCATGCGAGGTGGGTTACCAGATGCACGTAACCGCCATGCGTATGGCCAAGCCCGGAATCAGCGAACAGGCAATTACTGGGGCTATTGAGGGTGTTGCAATTGGTCAAGGATACATGCCTTCGTTCCCAATTATCCTGTCACAGAATGGCGAAACCCTTCATAACCACGACCATTCTCAAATGCTTACTTCGGGTCGCCTGTTATTAATCGATAGCGGAGCGGAAATTAGCAGCCACTACGCTTCCGATTTTACCAGAACCATACCGGTTGATGGTAAATTCACCGAAAAACAGAAAGAGATATACAACATCGTTCTTGGTGCAAATAACAAGGCCATCGAAATTTCAAAGCCCGGAATCCCCTATATGGATGTTCATAAGGCTGCAGCGCGTGTAATTGCCGAAGGGCTTACTAGACTCGGCTTAATGAAAGGTAATCCCGATGATGCAGTTGCCAACGGTGCTCACGCCCTCTTCTTTCCTCATGGCCTTGGGCACATGATGGGCCTCGATGTTCACGATATGGAGGATCTTGGCGAAAACTTCGTTGGCTACGACGATGAAATCACCCGTGCCGACCAGTTTGGTATAGCCTACCTCAGGTTGGGCCGTCGCTTGCAAAAAGGATTTGTTTTAACGGTTGAGCCCGGTATCTACTTTATTCCTGCCCTAATCCAAAAATGGAAGTCGGAAAAAATTAATGAATCATTTATAAACTATGCCAAGGTTGAGGAATATATTGGTTTTGGTGGCATAAGAATAGAGGACGATATTCTTATTACCGATAGTGGCTCCCGGATTCTTGGAAAACGCATTCCGGTTACAGTTGAAGAAATTGAAGCATTGATGAAGCATTGA
- a CDS encoding sulfotransferase family 2 domain-containing protein, translating to MIVSHRHRFIFIKSAKTASTSVELMLSKICGPDDVLTPLAPFDERFDADYYEYQPRNCEGFQNHMSAIAIKKKVGEEVWNQYLKITIVRNPWDMVVSRYYWEKARLWPSIGKNVANILREPFVIVRYKRLLHRIKLIFVLSSFSNFIRYFDKTWANSRFYFDEEGKPICDVYLRFENLNKGINDLEKMLGIQLGDLPRLKSKPRKGKKHYSQYFNQQQKERVEKLFKHEIEVFGYTFEQVNH from the coding sequence ATGATAGTTTCGCATAGGCATAGGTTTATTTTCATTAAATCGGCCAAAACTGCCAGTACAAGCGTTGAGCTAATGCTAAGCAAAATATGTGGCCCCGATGATGTTTTAACGCCCCTGGCCCCATTTGATGAGCGATTCGACGCCGATTACTATGAATACCAACCCAGGAATTGCGAGGGATTTCAGAACCATATGTCGGCAATTGCAATTAAAAAAAAGGTTGGCGAAGAGGTTTGGAACCAATACCTTAAGATTACCATTGTCCGAAATCCTTGGGATATGGTTGTTTCGCGTTATTACTGGGAAAAGGCTCGACTATGGCCCAGTATCGGGAAAAATGTTGCTAACATTTTAAGAGAACCCTTTGTCATAGTAAGGTATAAAAGGTTACTACACAGGATAAAATTGATTTTTGTGCTATCATCGTTTAGCAATTTCATACGATATTTTGATAAAACCTGGGCCAACTCAAGGTTTTACTTTGATGAGGAAGGGAAGCCAATTTGCGATGTTTACCTTAGGTTCGAAAATCTTAACAAAGGCATAAATGACCTCGAAAAAATGCTAGGGATACAGCTGGGAGACCTGCCACGCCTAAAGAGTAAGCCCCGAAAAGGCAAAAAACACTATAGCCAGTACTTTAACCAACAACAAAAGGAAAGAGTTGAAAAACTCTTTAAACACGAAATTGAAGTTTTTGGTTATACCTTTGAGCAAGTAAACCATTAG
- a CDS encoding VanZ family protein produces the protein MLAKTYRLIVKYKNSLMWALVILILCGMPPSGLPTIKIPGIDKMVHFGLFAVFALLLISEMNYQRFQLTVKNRHKWVGFIVASIYGGLIELTQLYLFTSRGAEWADFFADILGAAVAVLVYPYINKTLKGYI, from the coding sequence ATGTTAGCAAAAACCTATCGGCTCATAGTAAAGTATAAGAATTCATTGATGTGGGCGCTGGTAATTCTTATCCTATGCGGAATGCCACCAAGCGGTTTGCCCACCATTAAAATACCCGGCATTGATAAAATGGTTCATTTTGGATTATTTGCCGTATTTGCGCTTTTGCTTATCTCAGAGATGAACTACCAGAGGTTTCAGCTCACGGTTAAAAATCGGCATAAATGGGTGGGTTTTATTGTAGCCTCGATTTACGGTGGTTTGATAGAGTTGACACAGCTATACCTTTTTACGTCGCGCGGTGCGGAGTGGGCCGATTTTTTTGCCGATATACTTGGTGCTGCAGTTGCGGTTCTGGTTTATCCTTATATCAATAAGACCCTAAAGGGATATATTTAG
- the gldA gene encoding gliding motility-associated ABC transporter ATP-binding subunit GldA: protein MSITVNSITKQFGKQVALNSVTFQVPQGQVVGLLGPNGAGKSTLMKIITGYLTPDSGSALVNGVDINSPAYDFRRDIGYLPEHNPLYTDMYVKEYLLWVAGIYRLGKNARKRVLEIIDITGIGHEQNKKIGSLSKGYRQRVGLAQALIHNPSVLILDEPTSGLDPNQIVEIRNLIAAVGQNKTVILSTHIMQEVEAICGRIIIINKGSIVADGPATEIKALTSSSVQNVVVEFLETPSVELLQSIENVSNVNQLTATTFLVSSSSNTDIRPTIFNFAKNNNLTLLTLQQKVLNLEDVFQSLTLTEPNNR, encoded by the coding sequence ATGTCAATTACAGTAAACAGTATCACCAAGCAGTTTGGCAAGCAGGTGGCTTTAAACAGCGTTACCTTTCAGGTTCCACAGGGGCAGGTTGTTGGCCTTTTGGGGCCAAATGGTGCTGGCAAATCAACCTTAATGAAAATTATCACCGGCTACCTTACACCCGATAGCGGCTCTGCACTTGTTAACGGTGTTGACATCAACTCGCCTGCCTACGATTTCCGCCGCGATATTGGTTACCTTCCGGAACACAACCCGCTCTATACCGATATGTACGTTAAGGAATACCTTTTGTGGGTTGCTGGAATTTACCGTTTGGGTAAAAATGCCCGAAAACGTGTTTTGGAGATTATTGATATTACCGGTATAGGACACGAGCAAAATAAAAAGATTGGCAGCCTTTCAAAGGGTTACCGTCAGAGGGTCGGCCTGGCCCAGGCCCTTATTCACAACCCATCGGTTTTAATCCTCGATGAACCCACCAGCGGCCTTGACCCCAACCAGATTGTTGAAATTCGAAATCTGATTGCAGCGGTGGGTCAAAATAAAACCGTAATCCTTTCAACCCATATCATGCAGGAGGTGGAGGCTATATGCGGGCGAATAATCATTATCAACAAGGGTAGCATTGTTGCCGATGGACCCGCTACGGAGATTAAAGCGCTTACCTCATCGTCGGTTCAAAACGTTGTTGTGGAATTCCTGGAAACACCCTCCGTTGAACTTCTTCAGAGTATCGAGAATGTTTCAAACGTAAATCAACTCACTGCAACCACTTTTCTGGTATCATCGTCATCAAATACAGATATTAGGCCAACAATATTTAACTTTGCCAAGAACAACAATCTTACCCTGTTAACACTTCAGCAAAAAGTGCTTAACTTGGAGGATGTTTTTCAAAGCCTTACACTAACCGAGCCTAATAACCGTTAA
- a CDS encoding serpin family protein: protein MIFEPYALAMVNPKTIDMKKFSSFILAVLAGTVTHAQSASESINTFAFDLYRGLKVGGNENLVYSPFSITPAFGMVTLGARGETLNQLNATFHFGNSPKFHQAVGKLQQSVIKSSSADITINVANKAWLQTDYKILKRYRCNLKGNYKTSLYNVDFINDPEAARKTINLAVEYDTKQHIKDLLPQGSISNLTRLVLTNAVYFKGKWKEPFEPEKTKERDFTLADGSKTKHQFMSADKTFGYLKGTDFAALEMDYKGEELSMLVILPNEGKSLSEFEKAFTVEKYNEIVKAIEPQKTLVFIPRFTVESGFTMKKVLGEMGLTIPFSDEADFSGISGNKDLKISDAYHKAFIEVSEEGTTAAAATAVVVAMKSMPNFNVFDANRPFMFILRHKPTNTILFIGRVAKP from the coding sequence ATGATATTTGAACCTTACGCTTTAGCCATGGTTAACCCTAAAACTATCGATATGAAAAAGTTTTCGTCGTTCATACTCGCAGTGCTAGCAGGCACTGTAACCCATGCACAAAGTGCATCAGAATCAATAAATACTTTTGCGTTTGACCTGTACAGGGGCCTAAAGGTTGGAGGAAACGAAAATCTGGTTTACTCACCGTTCAGCATTACACCCGCATTTGGAATGGTTACCCTTGGAGCCAGGGGTGAAACACTTAACCAGCTGAACGCTACCTTTCATTTTGGCAATAGCCCAAAGTTTCATCAGGCGGTTGGTAAGCTTCAGCAAAGTGTAATTAAGTCGTCGTCGGCTGACATTACCATAAATGTTGCCAATAAGGCATGGTTGCAAACCGATTACAAGATACTTAAAAGGTATAGGTGCAACCTGAAGGGCAACTATAAAACAAGCTTGTACAATGTTGATTTTATTAATGACCCCGAGGCTGCCCGTAAAACTATCAACCTGGCCGTGGAGTACGATACCAAGCAGCATATCAAGGATTTGCTACCACAAGGTAGCATTAGCAATTTAACCCGACTTGTGCTTACCAATGCGGTTTACTTTAAGGGTAAGTGGAAGGAACCCTTTGAACCTGAAAAGACCAAGGAGCGCGACTTTACCCTGGCCGATGGCTCAAAAACCAAGCATCAGTTTATGAGCGCCGACAAAACCTTTGGTTACCTCAAAGGAACCGACTTTGCTGCCCTGGAAATGGACTATAAGGGCGAGGAGCTATCGATGCTGGTTATACTACCCAACGAGGGAAAATCGCTGAGTGAATTTGAGAAAGCATTTACCGTTGAAAAGTATAACGAGATAGTAAAGGCAATAGAACCCCAAAAAACCCTGGTGTTTATACCGCGGTTCACCGTTGAGAGCGGCTTCACAATGAAGAAAGTACTTGGCGAGATGGGTTTAACCATACCCTTTAGCGACGAGGCCGATTTTTCCGGAATATCGGGGAATAAGGATTTAAAGATAAGCGATGCTTACCATAAAGCCTTTATAGAGGTATCGGAAGAAGGAACAACCGCAGCAGCGGCTACTGCCGTAGTGGTGGCCATGAAATCGATGCCCAACTTCAACGTTTTTGATGCCAACAGGCCATTCATGTTTATTTTAAGGCATAAACCTACCAATACCATTCTGTTTATTGGAAGGGTGGCAAAACCATAG
- a CDS encoding class I SAM-dependent methyltransferase encodes MLRIKSLSQFNGNIEVNDSWNFPESKELLMHKIHTYPAKFPAFLTPKIVSYLKDNGAQIKSIGDIFCGCGTSALESRLLGIDYLGYDINPVATMIAKAKSNLYLTEKIIELFEDIIKEYNNGKFLTPNKFLFHERIRYWFDEDNIIKLYRLQKSIYNVCPDGKYRILFLTAFSNILKSCSKWLTKSIKPQIDPNKIPSDPYVAFKKQISFIIAANEEIKNISPRNSRIEIKTQNILNIKPRENKVDLIITSPPYVTSYEYADLHQLSTLWLGFVNDYKELRKGTIGSEYARTEQESFHIKNKTGQSIVKELFKVDKGKSKSVAKYFYDLDKSVDKTYSLLNDNGHIAFVIGNTCYKGVYIDNAKVLIESLINKGFKNIEVTKRKISSKILTPYRNQDGKFSSNKNGKKVYSHEFIIMAKKPSR; translated from the coding sequence ATGCTGAGAATAAAAAGCTTATCACAATTCAACGGTAATATTGAAGTCAACGATTCTTGGAATTTTCCAGAATCGAAAGAATTACTTATGCATAAGATTCATACATATCCTGCAAAATTTCCTGCATTTTTAACTCCTAAAATTGTTTCATACTTAAAAGACAATGGTGCCCAAATTAAATCAATTGGGGATATTTTTTGTGGTTGTGGGACCTCTGCTCTTGAATCAAGGTTACTAGGAATTGACTACTTAGGATATGATATAAATCCAGTTGCAACAATGATTGCCAAAGCCAAAAGCAACCTATACTTAACGGAAAAGATTATTGAATTATTTGAAGATATTATTAAAGAATACAATAACGGGAAATTCTTAACCCCAAATAAATTTCTTTTTCATGAAAGAATAAGATATTGGTTTGATGAAGACAATATCATTAAGTTATATCGTTTACAGAAAAGCATTTATAATGTTTGTCCAGATGGAAAGTATAGAATACTTTTTTTAACTGCCTTTTCAAACATATTAAAATCTTGTTCCAAATGGCTTACCAAGTCTATCAAGCCCCAAATAGACCCAAACAAGATACCATCTGACCCATATGTTGCTTTTAAGAAACAGATTAGTTTCATAATTGCAGCAAATGAAGAAATAAAAAATATAAGCCCAAGGAACTCAAGAATTGAAATCAAAACGCAAAATATTCTAAATATCAAACCAAGAGAAAATAAAGTAGATTTAATAATCACAAGCCCACCTTATGTTACTTCTTATGAATATGCTGATTTGCATCAACTTTCAACTTTATGGCTTGGATTTGTTAACGACTATAAGGAATTAAGAAAAGGAACGATTGGTAGCGAATATGCAAGAACTGAACAGGAATCTTTTCATATTAAGAATAAAACAGGCCAGTCTATTGTGAAAGAATTATTCAAAGTTGACAAAGGGAAAAGTAAATCTGTTGCAAAGTATTTTTATGACCTTGACAAATCAGTTGATAAAACTTACTCTCTCCTTAATGATAATGGTCATATAGCATTCGTTATCGGGAACACATGTTATAAAGGTGTTTACATTGATAATGCAAAAGTTCTAATTGAATCATTAATAAATAAAGGTTTCAAGAATATTGAAGTAACGAAGAGAAAAATAAGTTCAAAAATTCTGACTCCATACCGGAATCAAGATGGAAAATTTTCATCCAATAAAAATGGAAAAAAGGTTTATAGTCACGAGTTTATAATAATGGCCAAAAAGCCCAGCCGTTAA
- a CDS encoding ATP-binding protein, translating into MNKENIQNQEGEQMENQQPTNMPENIQEPIIDSSREEQIINSTLLDGVIGFINFDNGSVDNTTSGAMVTAERRRLFRRDVYVGIKDNEQNLEFLGRIVEGPFHSPHEIGADSAITRTTVLHPERTKFRPSYFVYGTIEVLGQLVNGERLIPTPTRPRPYSEIFIFPPDRLKSLLEIDGDILIGHLMGYEEKKIEVKSNSNNKNFLPRNVGIFGTVGSGKSNTTQVLIEEAIQAGWAVVVIDVEGEYVRMNEPNDRVDMISILRSNFNLNPIGITDFQTFVPSSGDSEAENPIRFKVPISGLNNDVIFDIQEFSEPQQRMYERVVSFAIQRRRQTRQNSNLGALAPNTNKPFISALNQVKQNFPQEVELHEDLDNIIAKHSSNTTQTYTLQELIDILGHEDFLRTIQAFERNTASALRSKLFSIASSGMLDWNQNARISYLPVDSFLVGGRLSVVDVSETDDRSRNIAIAYILQCLFDKVIETPFGENIPGTSTPRPKVLVVIEEVHTFVSRQSVSKMRAVLDNLQTISRRGRKRWMSLALVSQQPGHVPDELFELANTRFIHQLKSATNLAPVKQTTGGVHEALWTNVPALGPGQCLLTGSVFKNPIFVNVRPARSKRLLTS; encoded by the coding sequence ATGAATAAAGAAAACATTCAAAATCAAGAAGGCGAACAAATGGAAAACCAACAGCCAACTAACATGCCTGAAAATATTCAAGAGCCTATAATTGATTCGTCTCGCGAGGAGCAAATTATAAATAGTACGCTCTTAGATGGTGTAATTGGTTTTATAAACTTTGACAATGGAAGTGTCGACAATACTACCTCTGGTGCAATGGTTACAGCAGAGAGAAGGAGACTTTTTAGGCGAGACGTATATGTTGGAATAAAGGATAATGAACAAAATTTAGAATTTCTTGGACGAATTGTAGAAGGTCCTTTTCATAGTCCTCATGAAATCGGTGCTGACTCAGCAATAACTCGAACTACTGTATTACACCCTGAACGGACTAAATTTAGACCTTCTTATTTTGTTTACGGTACAATTGAAGTTCTTGGGCAATTGGTAAATGGGGAAAGACTTATCCCAACGCCAACAAGACCAAGACCTTATAGTGAAATTTTCATTTTCCCACCTGACAGACTAAAAAGTTTATTGGAAATCGATGGCGACATTCTTATTGGTCATCTAATGGGCTACGAAGAAAAAAAAATAGAAGTAAAATCTAATTCTAATAATAAAAATTTTCTTCCGAGAAATGTAGGAATTTTTGGTACAGTTGGTTCAGGAAAGTCAAACACAACACAAGTTTTAATTGAAGAAGCAATTCAGGCAGGATGGGCGGTTGTCGTTATTGACGTAGAGGGTGAATATGTAAGAATGAATGAGCCCAACGATAGAGTTGATATGATTTCAATTCTAAGGTCAAATTTTAACCTTAATCCCATTGGAATAACAGATTTCCAAACATTCGTGCCAAGCTCAGGTGATTCAGAAGCGGAGAATCCAATTAGATTTAAAGTACCAATTTCTGGATTAAATAATGACGTGATTTTTGATATTCAAGAATTCTCGGAACCACAACAGAGAATGTACGAAAGAGTTGTATCGTTTGCTATTCAAAGAAGAAGGCAGACTCGACAAAATTCAAATCTTGGTGCACTTGCTCCAAATACTAACAAGCCTTTCATATCAGCACTAAATCAAGTCAAGCAAAATTTTCCACAGGAAGTTGAGTTACATGAAGATTTGGATAACATTATTGCTAAGCATAGTTCAAATACCACACAAACGTACACACTACAAGAATTGATTGATATTTTAGGTCATGAGGATTTCTTGCGAACAATTCAAGCATTCGAAAGAAATACAGCCTCTGCTTTGCGAAGCAAACTATTTAGCATCGCAAGCTCAGGAATGTTGGATTGGAACCAAAATGCTAGAATTTCTTATTTACCAGTTGATTCTTTTTTAGTAGGCGGCAGGCTTTCAGTAGTCGATGTATCAGAAACAGATGATAGAAGTCGAAACATCGCAATTGCATATATTCTACAATGTTTGTTTGATAAAGTAATAGAAACACCTTTTGGCGAAAATATTCCAGGTACTTCTACCCCGAGACCAAAAGTATTAGTAGTCATAGAAGAAGTTCACACATTTGTTTCGAGACAATCCGTAAGCAAAATGAGAGCTGTCCTTGACAATTTACAAACAATAAGCAGAAGAGGTAGAAAAAGATGGATGTCTTTAGCTTTGGTTTCGCAACAACCCGGACATGTTCCTGATGAGCTTTTTGAACTTGCGAACACACGTTTCATACATCAACTCAAGTCTGCTACGAATCTTGCTCCAGTCAAACAGACAACTGGTGGAGTTCATGAAGCACTTTGGACTAATGTGCCAGCACTTGGGCCAGGACAATGTTTGTTGACAGGTTCAGTATTTAAAAATCCCATTTTTGTTAATGTACGACCAGCAAGATCTAAAAGACTTCTTACAAGTTGA